A genomic segment from Streptomyces sp. NBC_01233 encodes:
- a CDS encoding DUF6884 domain-containing protein codes for MTAPRTPAVAVARELRHLGLTQGAGKDFRVAGHYANGERTHTYVLLLTRHANEVVAANADLIEERTAEGPFPFRVSVRYFGTDRPTASVANAGDRVRETPATAEEPAPVVEEEPAEEAELWDGVDGIVMRPGVLVPGVHVECLPEHRPGPRTRYAHGGVVQSVGTTCVRWRPYGYDRDVRTPLEHMRVDACAHLNMREDVKRNIAALNADRPLPRHPEWVYWNLAQHVEHAAALAAEEPTEAPAVEDALAAPGPVVVIPCGAAKLDRPAPAGQLYTGSYHRACARAAAALTADGGTVLVLSALYGLTPLDRVIDPYDLRMGEAGSITPEQLREQARTLGLDQAAEVVILAGATYTAAALEVWPHASTPLAGLGGMGYQLQHLAAVAAGDRLPAPAAPAPLPVSETPREELPTPHAPAEQLQIPAPAVDYREQHRQEQQAKGLGWSTRHADAVRWAAAGELLRAEDGSARRVAPGRSGRRVAAALLPPLVAAGFLADVERDGVTRVEPTEDGRRALLVWDLHRPEPVERARKKEGLPLRPLLGGREAARRSAAFRADEERRAVERERWYAEFEQRQAAEAWEDRLWDAWARVAGITYRLGRKRPQGWAPTDEEVRLHGLDAEVVAALRAEAPAAVEEEHPADGERPRSHPDTPHASPRCNLTLQHESASIGVSGRADSPTRKGNGHEPHDPDYLHRGRRRGDRRTDDPRDRGGRAPGPRPGDGRPDHHLGRGPGHHPDRVQPADRQRRDPEGRRDRRGTEPDRPLLQLGRHPDRRGRARRPGGDHRRPERRPAPHARHVRRHVAPGARQPDAPGAGHHQRVRAPRVRRARHRRRLRQGRPGHLLPPGLRLPGPRPQLTAPGPRRSPTGEGDGARPPPHQHPPGGPPCAPSPPTPCPASPAPPPPA; via the coding sequence ATGACCGCCCCCCGCACCCCGGCCGTCGCCGTCGCCCGCGAGCTGCGCCACCTCGGCCTGACCCAGGGCGCCGGGAAGGACTTCCGAGTCGCCGGCCACTACGCCAACGGCGAGCGCACGCACACCTACGTACTGCTGCTCACCCGCCACGCGAACGAGGTGGTGGCCGCGAACGCGGACCTGATCGAGGAGCGCACCGCCGAGGGTCCGTTCCCCTTCCGGGTGTCGGTCCGGTACTTCGGCACCGACCGCCCGACGGCGAGCGTCGCCAACGCCGGTGACCGCGTCCGGGAGACCCCGGCCACCGCTGAGGAGCCCGCCCCGGTCGTCGAGGAGGAGCCCGCCGAGGAGGCCGAGCTGTGGGACGGCGTGGACGGCATCGTGATGCGCCCCGGCGTCCTGGTGCCCGGGGTGCACGTCGAGTGCCTGCCGGAGCACCGGCCCGGCCCGCGCACCCGCTACGCCCACGGGGGCGTGGTCCAGTCCGTGGGCACGACGTGCGTCCGGTGGCGCCCGTACGGCTACGACCGCGACGTCCGCACCCCCCTGGAGCACATGCGCGTGGACGCCTGCGCCCACCTGAACATGCGCGAGGACGTGAAGCGGAACATCGCCGCCCTGAACGCCGACCGCCCGCTGCCGCGCCACCCGGAGTGGGTCTACTGGAACCTCGCGCAGCACGTCGAGCACGCCGCCGCCCTGGCCGCCGAGGAGCCGACCGAGGCCCCGGCCGTCGAGGACGCCCTGGCCGCTCCCGGCCCCGTGGTGGTCATCCCCTGCGGCGCGGCCAAGCTGGACCGCCCCGCCCCGGCCGGGCAGCTCTACACCGGCAGCTATCACCGGGCCTGCGCCCGCGCCGCCGCCGCCCTGACCGCCGACGGCGGGACGGTCCTGGTCCTGTCCGCCCTGTACGGGCTCACGCCCCTTGACCGAGTGATCGACCCCTACGACCTGCGCATGGGCGAGGCCGGGAGCATCACCCCCGAGCAGCTCCGCGAGCAGGCGCGCACCCTCGGCCTGGACCAGGCCGCCGAGGTCGTCATCCTGGCCGGAGCCACCTACACCGCCGCCGCCCTGGAGGTCTGGCCGCACGCCTCCACGCCCCTGGCCGGTCTGGGAGGCATGGGCTACCAACTCCAGCACCTCGCCGCCGTCGCGGCCGGCGACCGCCTGCCCGCGCCTGCCGCCCCCGCACCCCTCCCGGTGAGCGAGACCCCCCGGGAGGAGCTGCCGACCCCGCACGCCCCCGCCGAGCAGCTCCAGATCCCGGCCCCGGCCGTCGACTACCGGGAGCAGCACCGGCAGGAGCAGCAGGCGAAGGGCCTGGGGTGGTCCACCCGGCACGCGGACGCCGTCCGGTGGGCCGCGGCCGGTGAGCTGCTGCGCGCCGAGGACGGCAGCGCGCGCCGCGTGGCCCCCGGCAGGTCCGGCCGCCGGGTGGCCGCGGCCCTCCTGCCCCCGCTGGTCGCGGCCGGGTTCCTCGCCGACGTCGAGCGGGACGGGGTGACCCGCGTCGAGCCGACCGAGGACGGCCGCCGCGCGCTGCTGGTGTGGGACCTCCACCGGCCGGAGCCCGTCGAGCGGGCGCGCAAGAAGGAGGGCCTGCCGCTGCGCCCCCTCCTGGGAGGGCGGGAGGCCGCGCGCCGGTCGGCAGCGTTCCGGGCCGACGAGGAGCGGCGCGCGGTCGAGCGGGAGCGCTGGTACGCGGAGTTCGAGCAGCGGCAGGCGGCCGAGGCGTGGGAGGACCGGTTGTGGGACGCGTGGGCGCGGGTCGCCGGCATCACGTACCGCCTCGGCCGCAAGCGCCCCCAGGGGTGGGCCCCGACGGACGAGGAGGTCCGCCTCCACGGCCTGGACGCGGAGGTCGTCGCCGCGCTGCGCGCCGAGGCGCCGGCCGCCGTCGAGGAGGAGCACCCGGCCGACGGGGAGCGGCCCCGGAGCCACCCCGACACGCCCCACGCCTCGCCCCGTTGCAACTTGACGTTGCAACACGAGAGTGCAAGTATCGGGGTGTCAGGGAGGGCAGACAGCCCGACCAGGAAGGGGAACGGTCATGAGCCGCACGATCCGGATTACCTGCACCGAGGACGCCGTCGCGGAGATCGCCGCACTGACGACCCGCGTGATCGCGGAGGGCGAGCACCCGGGCCACGACCTGGAGACGGTCGGCCGGATCATCACCTCGGACGAGGTCCTGGACACCATCCGGACCGCGTACAACCGGCGGACCGGCAACGGCGAGACCCCGAAGGACGCCGTGATCGCCGTGGGACAGAGCCTGATCGCCCACTACTGCAACTCGGCCGGCATCCCGACCGCCGAGGCCGCGCCCGCCGACCCGGAGGCGACCACCGCCGACCCGAACGGCGTCCCGCACCGCACGCACGGCACGTGCGCCGCCACGTGGCGCCGGGTGCCCGTCAGCCGGATGCGCCCGGAGCTGGGCACCACCAGCGAGTTCGGGCACCGCGCGTGCGGCGAGCCCGCCACCGTCGACGACTTCGTCAAGGTCGCCCAGGCCACCTACTACCGCCCGGTCTACGCCTGCCCGGCCCACGCCCGCAGCTGACCGCCCCCGGGCCCCGCCGCTCCCCCACCGGGGAGGGCGACGGGGCCCGCCCCCCACCGCACCAGCACCCACCAGGAGGACCCCCGTGCGCACCGTCACCGCCCACACCCTGTCCCGCTTCACCGGCACCACCGCCACCGGCATGA
- a CDS encoding LPD29 domain-containing protein, whose protein sequence is MTQYIDARYVSAELKRRLTAEFPGAKFSVRRGKGTGSASIDVTWTDGPTDTDVAAIARPMQGSSWNGYEERYESTGNEVTVTIDGERVTGKPVVDHISLHHEVSDEVRAEALALWKTANGEDTDTQATNGGFTCEGEFIGGSWGVNQVLDIARKVVLPRRWKAAQEAAAVAAPEPTAPAEPAPAALFGPGIDVTHTEGEGVVARGTRRGDGSAPVLREQGLKWHRKEGYWYLPGTRGAAGASRLEDVRAALRAAGLFPAPTGVLEAAPAADPGEEAPAAPEVADDQPTETATEEPRGLECGAHRVRNTGEGIDGPDTAYAFLCLTCDQRARLVEFEALRCTDKAEDAYLLTVAARLLDDVGLRDADVFHIVCNLGDWAPLQSRAEATRFLAAQLQTGAAHHWYEGELRLSRGGKTAAYIKPAPAPQPCDQRAPETYRGVPVPAHVAAAWGEQSTGAAWREGVDAALTFAVLAQAGS, encoded by the coding sequence ATGACGCAGTACATCGACGCCCGTTACGTGTCGGCCGAGCTCAAGCGCCGACTGACCGCCGAGTTCCCCGGCGCGAAGTTCTCCGTCCGCCGGGGCAAGGGCACCGGCTCCGCGAGCATTGACGTGACCTGGACCGACGGCCCGACCGACACCGACGTCGCCGCCATCGCCCGCCCCATGCAGGGGTCCTCCTGGAACGGCTACGAGGAGCGTTACGAGAGCACCGGCAACGAGGTCACCGTCACGATCGACGGCGAGCGCGTCACCGGGAAGCCCGTGGTGGACCACATCAGCCTCCACCACGAGGTGTCCGACGAGGTGCGCGCCGAGGCCCTGGCCCTGTGGAAGACCGCCAACGGCGAGGACACCGACACCCAGGCCACGAACGGCGGCTTCACCTGCGAAGGGGAGTTCATCGGAGGGTCCTGGGGCGTGAACCAGGTGCTGGACATCGCCCGGAAGGTCGTCCTGCCGCGCCGCTGGAAGGCCGCCCAGGAGGCCGCGGCCGTCGCCGCGCCGGAGCCGACCGCACCGGCCGAGCCCGCCCCGGCCGCCCTGTTCGGCCCCGGCATCGACGTCACGCACACCGAGGGGGAGGGCGTCGTCGCGCGCGGCACCCGCCGGGGCGACGGGTCCGCGCCCGTACTGCGCGAGCAGGGCCTGAAGTGGCACCGGAAGGAGGGTTACTGGTACCTCCCCGGCACCCGGGGCGCGGCCGGCGCCTCGCGCCTGGAGGACGTCCGCGCCGCACTGCGCGCCGCCGGACTGTTCCCCGCCCCGACGGGGGTCCTCGAGGCGGCACCCGCCGCCGACCCGGGCGAGGAGGCCCCGGCCGCCCCGGAGGTCGCCGACGACCAGCCGACCGAGACCGCGACCGAGGAGCCGCGCGGCCTGGAGTGCGGCGCCCACCGGGTGAGGAACACCGGCGAGGGCATCGACGGGCCGGACACCGCGTACGCGTTCCTGTGCCTGACGTGCGACCAGCGGGCCCGCCTCGTGGAGTTCGAGGCCCTGCGGTGCACCGACAAGGCGGAGGACGCCTACCTCCTGACGGTGGCCGCCCGCCTGCTGGACGACGTCGGCCTCCGGGACGCGGACGTGTTCCACATCGTGTGCAACCTCGGAGACTGGGCCCCGCTGCAGAGCCGCGCGGAGGCGACGAGGTTCCTGGCCGCGCAGCTCCAGACGGGGGCCGCGCACCACTGGTACGAGGGAGAGCTGAGGCTGTCCCGGGGCGGGAAGACGGCCGCCTACATCAAGCCCGCCCCCGCGCCGCAGCCCTGCGACCAGCGGGCGCCGGAGACATACCGGGGCGTGCCGGTGCCGGCGCACGTGGCCGCCGCGTGGGGCGAGCAGTCCACCGGCGCCGCGTGGCGTGAGGGAGTGGACGCCGCCCTGACGTTCGCGGTCCTGGCCCAGGCCGGGAGCTGA